In a single window of the Pseudorca crassidens isolate mPseCra1 chromosome 9, mPseCra1.hap1, whole genome shotgun sequence genome:
- the ARL14EP gene encoding ARL14 effector protein, producing the protein MMDPCSVGVQLRSTNECHKTYYTRHTGFKTLQELSSNDMLLLQLRTGMTLSGNNTICFHHAKIYIDRFEDLQKSCCDPFNIHKKLAKKNLHVIDLDDATFLSAKFGRQLVPGWKLCPKCTQIINGSVDVDSEDRQRRKPDSDGRTAKALRSLQFANPGKQTEFAPETGKREKRRLTKSAVAGSDRQVIPAKSKVYDSQGLLIFSGMDLCDCLDEDCLGCFYACPACGSTKCGAECRCDRKWLYEQIEIEGGEIIHNKHAG; encoded by the exons ATGATGGATCCATGTTCAGTTGGAGTCCAGCTTCGTTCCACAAATGAGTGCCATAAAACCTACTATACTCGTCATACAGGTTTCAAGACTTTGCAAGAATTGTCATCAAATGACATGCTTTTACTTCAACTTAGAACTGGAATGACACTTTCTGGGAACAATACAATTTGCTTCCATCATGCAAAAATTTACATCGACAGATTTGAGGATTTGCAGAAGTCATGTTGTGACCCATTTAACATACACAAAAAACTagccaaaaaaaatttacatgtaaTTGATTTAGATGATGCCACTTTTCTGAGTGCAAAATTTGGAAGACAGCTTGTACCTGGTTGGAAACTTTGTCCAAAATGTACACAGATAATCAATGGAAGTGTGGATGTTGATTCTGAAGACCGGCAGAGAAGAAAACCTGATTCAGAT GGAAGAACTGCTAAAGCTCTGAGGTCATTACAATTTGCAAACCCAGGAAAGCAAACTGAATTTGCTCCAGAAActggtaaaagagaaaaaagaaggctTACAAAAAGTGCAGTTGCTGGTTCAGACAG ACAAGTGATCCCAGCGAAGAGTAAGGTCTATGATAGCCAGGGTCTCCTGATTTTCAGTGGAATGGACCTGTGTGACTGCCTCGATGAAGACTGCTTAGGATGTTTCTATGCTTGTCCTGCCTGCGGTTCTACCAAATGTGGTGCCGAATGCCGCTGTGATCGCAAGTGGCTATATGAGCAAATTGAAATCGAAGGAGGAGAAATAATTCATAACAAACATGCTGGATAA